TCCTCAAAAGCCCAGACCGGGCAAAAAGTGCGATGCACGATGCTTGCTCCGCACATCTTCCTGCAAAGCAATCCTGTGCCTATATATACCGGGAACGGTGGGTCGCAATGCGGCACGATCCCACTTTGGGCGAAAAGTCATGCTGAACGATATCTATAATAGGCGAATTCTCGAGCTGGCGGCTGACATTCCCCGGCTCGGGCGACTGGCCAAGCCCCAGGCTTCCGCGACCGCGCATTCGAAGCTGTGTGGCTCCACGGTCACGGTCGATCTCGTGATGGATCACGATACCGTTACAGATTTCGCCCACGACGTGAAGGCCTGCGCGCTCGGTCAAGCATCGTCCTCGATCATGGCACGCCACGTGATCGGCGCGACGGCAGCGGAACTGCGGGAGGTGCGGGACGAGATGCGCCGGATGCTCAAGGAGAACGGCTCTCCGCCGGGGGGGCGCTGGTCCGACCTTGAGGTACTGGAACCCGTACGCGACTACAAAGCGCGTCACGCCTCCACGCTCCTGACCTTCGATGCGGTGGTGGACGCGATCGGCAAGATCGAGGCGGCAAAGGCTGAGGGGCAAGCCGTGCTCGAAACCGGCGTGCCGGCCTCGTAGTCGTTTCGGGCCATGCGCGCTTGTTAGACAAGCGCGCTGGAACGGTCTCAGCGGACGTAGAAGGAATATGCGGCGCTCAGGCCCACCACGAACTGATCCTTCGACCCGATGTTACGCACGATGGGGCTCTTGCTCGCATCCTGGACCAGTCGTGTCCAGCTGCCCTGGAGCGTAGCGGACCAGTTATCATTGAACTTGTACGTGCCGGCGGCAGCCACACCAGCACCAAACATGCCGCCGGAGGGCTTATAGGGCGTGACGCGCCAGTTGTAATAGGCCTCGTCGACGGTGACCCCGAAGTTCGTCCGCATGAATTTTCCGTTGCCGAACATCATACGGGGGCCGGCTGAAAGGGTGAGATTGCCGATCGGCATCACGAAATCAGCCGCAAGGTCACCGACCCA
This portion of the Chelatococcus sp. YT9 genome encodes:
- a CDS encoding iron-sulfur cluster assembly scaffold protein, encoding MLNDIYNRRILELAADIPRLGRLAKPQASATAHSKLCGSTVTVDLVMDHDTVTDFAHDVKACALGQASSSIMARHVIGATAAELREVRDEMRRMLKENGSPPGGRWSDLEVLEPVRDYKARHASTLLTFDAVVDAIGKIEAAKAEGQAVLETGVPAS